In a genomic window of Bacteroidetes bacterium SB0662_bin_6:
- a CDS encoding SRPBCC domain-containing protein produces MSVQHDTSGRRWIQVEVETPGSAVDVWKAVATGPGISSWFLPNTTEEWVGGLISWDMGPELEMNVVATVTVWDPPHRVVNLEKDWRPGAPPMTSEWTIEPRPSEMCVVRVTHSVFADADEWDEELEGIENNWPCCFQVLRSYMAHFRGQPASIVRVTSPAPGSLDDAWNAACNALGIAGISEGERFRAPDGAPGLAGIRERVPKGPLPYAMLRLDDPEPGIGSVTVFPFENQVLASVGIYLYGDERSAIAARDDPAWQEWINVCLQ; encoded by the coding sequence ATGAGCGTCCAGCACGACACCTCCGGCCGCCGATGGATCCAGGTCGAGGTGGAGACACCGGGAAGCGCAGTGGACGTCTGGAAGGCTGTCGCCACCGGGCCGGGAATTTCTTCCTGGTTCCTCCCGAACACGACCGAGGAATGGGTCGGGGGCTTGATCAGTTGGGACATGGGACCGGAACTGGAAATGAATGTCGTCGCCACCGTGACCGTCTGGGACCCGCCGCACCGGGTCGTCAACCTGGAAAAAGACTGGCGCCCCGGAGCGCCGCCCATGACCAGCGAGTGGACGATCGAGCCGCGCCCTTCGGAAATGTGCGTGGTGCGCGTAACGCATAGTGTGTTTGCGGACGCCGACGAGTGGGACGAGGAACTCGAGGGCATCGAAAACAACTGGCCCTGCTGCTTCCAGGTGCTGCGAAGCTACATGGCGCATTTTCGCGGGCAGCCCGCGTCGATTGTCCGGGTCACCAGTCCGGCGCCCGGCTCACTGGACGATGCCTGGAATGCGGCATGCAATGCGCTCGGCATTGCGGGCATATCCGAGGGAGAGCGTTTCCGTGCTCCCGATGGTGCGCCGGGGCTTGCGGGTATCCGGGAGCGCGTCCCGAAAGGACCGCTGCCCTATGCGATGCTGCGGCTCGACGATCCGGAACCGGGCATTGGATCCGTGACCGTTTTTCCCTTTGAGAATCAGGTGCTGGCTTCCGTCGGAATCTACCTGTACGGCGACGAGAGATCCGCCATCGCCGCCCGCGACGACCCCGCGTGGCAGGAATGGATAAACGTCTGCCTCCAGTGA
- a CDS encoding SRPBCC domain-containing protein, with protein sequence MSVKRDASGRQSIQVEVEVPGAVEEVWKAVATGPGISSWFCPTEIEEKTGGVIRTMMGPGMESLASVTVWDPPRRLAAEGPGAGPDAAPMITEWIVEPRSGNACLVRVIHSMSGGTDEQRKQLEGIECGWPYFFAILRVYLAHFRGQPVSIIRTMQQDSGPVNDAWSALTGTLGITGLRKGARWTSPPGTPSLTGVVEQVDGDKQPYAAIRLDGPIPGIASASAFAMGDCAIVTMGIYLYGDEAPAIAARDEPAWQEWMKELFS encoded by the coding sequence ATGAGCGTCAAACGCGATGCATCCGGCCGCCAGTCGATCCAGGTCGAGGTCGAGGTACCCGGCGCCGTAGAGGAAGTCTGGAAGGCCGTCGCCACCGGACCGGGGATCTCTTCCTGGTTCTGCCCCACCGAAATCGAAGAGAAAACGGGGGGCGTAATCCGAACCATGATGGGGCCGGGAATGGAAAGCCTGGCCAGCGTCACCGTGTGGGATCCGCCGCGCCGGCTTGCCGCCGAGGGACCGGGCGCGGGCCCGGATGCGGCGCCGATGATCACCGAATGGATCGTGGAACCCCGGTCCGGAAACGCCTGCCTCGTCCGGGTAATCCACAGCATGTCCGGGGGAACCGACGAGCAGAGAAAACAACTCGAAGGCATCGAGTGCGGCTGGCCGTACTTTTTCGCTATACTGCGGGTCTATCTCGCGCACTTTCGCGGGCAGCCCGTTTCGATCATACGGACCATGCAACAGGATTCCGGTCCGGTAAACGATGCCTGGAGCGCCCTGACCGGCACCCTCGGGATAACCGGCCTCCGGAAAGGCGCCCGCTGGACCTCGCCCCCCGGTACGCCCTCCCTGACAGGCGTCGTGGAACAGGTGGACGGTGACAAGCAGCCGTACGCCGCGATCCGGCTGGACGGGCCGATCCCCGGAATCGCCTCGGCGTCCGCGTTCGCGATGGGCGACTGCGCCATAGTTACCATGGGCATCTACCTGTACGGCGACGAAGCACCCGCCATCGCGGCCCGCGACGAACCCGCGTGGCAGGAATGGATGAAAGAACTTTTTTCGTAG